Proteins encoded within one genomic window of Pongo pygmaeus isolate AG05252 chromosome 4, NHGRI_mPonPyg2-v2.0_pri, whole genome shotgun sequence:
- the IL3 gene encoding interleukin-3 yields MSCLPVLLLLQLLVSPGLQAPMTQTTSLKTSWVNCSNMIDEIITHLKQPPLPLLDFNNLNGEDQDILMENNLRRPNLEAFNKAVKSLQNASAIESILKNLPPCLPMATAAPMRHPIRIKDGDWNEFRRKLTFYLKTLENAQAQQMTLSVEIS; encoded by the exons ATGAGCTGCCTGCCCGTCCTGCTCCTGCTCCAACTCCTGGTCAGCCCCGGACTCCAAGCTCCCATGACCCAGACAACTTCCTTGAAGACAAGCTGGGTTAACTGCTCTAACATGATTGACGAAATTATAACACACTTAAAGCAGCCACCtttgcctttgctg GACTTCAACAACCTCAATGGGGAAGACCAAGACATTCTGATG GAAAATAACCTCCGAAGGCCAAATCTGGAGGCATTCAACAAGGCTGTCAAGAGTTTACAGAACGCATCAGCAATCGAGAGCATTCTTAAG AATCTCCCGCCATGCCTGCCCATGGCCACGGCCGCACCCATG CGACATCCAATCCGTATCAAGGACGGTGACTGGAATGAATTCCGGAGGAAACTGACGTTCTATCTGAAAACCCTTGAGAATGCACAGGCTCAACAGATGACTTTGAGCGTCGAGATCTCTTGA